The Anaerobacillus sp. CMMVII genome contains the following window.
AACGAACTCCACAATATTTGGTGGGAAAAGCCCGAAGTTTTGTTTCCTTTCTTGATTTTAGTTGATGAGAGACCAGCTGGATTTATTCTAATTGCCACACCTCCACATTGTACGAAGGGAATTGATTATTTTGTGAATGAATTCTTTTTACTTCGGCCTTTTAGAGGGAAAGGTTTAGCAGAGCATGCTGCTAGTATAGTGTTTGACCAATTTAGAGGGAAGTGGGAGTTGTTTACGAACCCATCAGAAAAAAATATCGTTGGGCAGAAGTTTTGGAGAAGAACAATTTTGCATTACAGTGGTGGTAATTATGATGAAGAATTCGGTGAGACATTTGACGGATACAAACTAATTTTTAAGTTTGATAATAGTGTGGTCTAACCTGGAAATAGACATGACTTGGAAAGTTCACTTTCTTATATCTAATTGGTTGTTCAATCATATTTACATTGTGTATTGGTGAAAGTGAACTTTCATTGGGGTCTGACCCCCGCTGCTTTAAAGCGTTACTCTAGCGGGGGTCAGACCCCAAATGAAACAAATAAATAAAGGGGTGGAATTATTGAATACGAGTATGGTTACGAAGGTTATTTCGGTGATTTTTTTAACTGGATTATTCGGTTTTTTTGGTTTTATTGGAGTTGTTTTCTCAGCATTAATGGGTGGGGTAAAGTTTTACACGCCTTTAATTGCGATTGTCACAGTCGGAATTATCCTTTATAGTATTGTTCGTATTTTTAATATTTTACAAGGTAAAAAGTTAAAGATTGCAGTGATTAGTTTCGTTGGGCTTTGTGTTCTCGCAATTGGCGGGTATGAAATTACGAATGCATATCACAATAGTTTTGGGATAGTAAATGCAGAAGTCAATTTATATCAGTATCATCCATTCTATGAAAATTCTAAAGTAGTAACGTTGTCAGAACCAGCTTCCTTAAAACTTGAAAAAGAGTTACCAATATTAGATGGAGCAACGGCGCTCTATCCTCTTTATTCAGCATTCGTGCGGGCAACTTATCCAAACAAAGAGTACGAGATTTATCAAAGTGAAGTTATGTCGAGTAAAACTGGAGAGGCTTATACAAAGCTAATTAACGGTCATGTTGATATTATTTTTGCAGCAGGGCCATCTGATCGACAACTTCGTGCCGCTGAGCAAAAAGTCGTAGAATTAAAGCTTACACCAATTGGTAGAGAAGCCTTTGTCTTTTTTGTTAGTTCGAAAAACACTGTAGAAAGTCTTACTATTGATCAAATCCAAAGTATTTATACTGGTGAGATAACAAACTGGAATCAGCTAGGTGGCAAGATTGACTCAATACGAGCCTTTCAACGCCCAGCTGATAGCGGAAGCCAAACAGCCTTAGAAAACCTGATGGGCGAAAAACCACTGATGAAACCACCTACAGAAGATATTGTTTCAGGAATGGGTGGCATAATTTCCGAAACGTCAAGCTATCGTAATTATAAAAATGCGATTGGCTACTCGTTCCGCTTTTTTTCGACTGAGATGGTTCAAAATGGAGAAATCCGTCACTTGAAAATTAATGGTGTTTTCCCCGATAAGGAAACGATTAGAAGCGGGGAGTATCCAATATCCAGTGAATTTTATGCGATTACAGCAGGAAGTGATAATCCGCATATCGATGCCTTCATTGAATGGATTTTATCTGAGCAAGGACAGTATTTAGTTGAAGCAACTGGTTATATTCCTGTCGGAGATTAAGTCGCAACGATATAGTTTCCATTTTCCGGGTAAACTAATAGGAGACTAACACGAGGGGTGACTCCTATGAAAATTAATGGAAACATAATCTCTGGAGAATTTGATGAACAAATGAACGAGTTTTCGTTAGAGTCGGTAAAGCATTTTCTGACAACTTCCACACTCAGAAAAAATCAGTTAGATAGCCTTTATGATTATTTAAATAAACACAAAGACGAAGCTGATGGCCAGGTTCTGACATTATATGATCAATTGCCAGTTCGTTTGAATCAGGAGGAAACGAACCAATTGCTTGCCGACTTAGATAAAATAAAAACGTATTACCAGTAGTTACGAACAAACCCGTCTTCATATGTGTATACAAGCGTACAAAAAGCAAATCGCATGAGTTTTCGTAAAAAATCACATGCGATTTTTTTTGTGGTTTGTAGGTAGCTAAAATGCACAGAAAAAGATTATTGTTATTGGAATAAAATGTTAATATAAGCATGTAAGGTATTTCCTCTAGCAATATTTAAAAGATATGTTTTAATGTCAAAGTTTGATGTTTACTTGAAGTAGATTAATAACATAGGGGTGAAAAAATGAAGGTTAAATCAATGATCTCAATTCTTTTAGCTATAATTATTATTATTGTCGGCATAATATTGAATTTTTCAGAGTTTTCAATGGGCAGTCCTGCAACCATGAAGAACTTAATCGTTACATTTGTATATTTCGCGATATGGGTACTCGTTATAACGATAGGTGCAAAGAGCAAGAGTCGTGGAACAATGAGGTATTATTCTGTGTTTTGGCTTATTACGCTATTCTTTTCGATTATTACGGGATATGTTAATGTTGCTGAGGTTAATGTAGATTGGGCAATACCTTTTGTCATTTTATTTTTAACTCAATGGTATGGAATTAACTTTTTTGTCGAGAGCTTTCTGACTTCTTCTATAATAATAGCATTCATATCTTTAATAATGTTTATTACAACGATCGTATCTCTTAAAAAAGTTTAACTGATTGTCAAGAACCATGCGATCTAAAAGCTAATAGCAACATTCTTTAAGTAATGAGCCTTTTAAAAGAGTTTTTGCAATGGTTAATAAGTTTTATAGAGCTTATTTTTTAAATCTCTTAATTTAAGAAAAGGAGGAAATGGTGTGGTCAAAGCTTTTCTGATTATAGGTGTAATCGGGATTTTACTATCTGGTATTTTTATTGGGGCCTGGACCAATGGACCACAACAACGGGCTAATTTTCACTCTGAGACAGAAGAACATAGGGGCTTTAGAACTGAGTTTGCTTTGTATTCTGGATTAATTGGACTAATCTCGTTTGGGATTAGTGCGATTATTTACTTTCTATAACTGCTATGGGTTGAGTTTTTAGCAGGTTAGTTTTTTCTAACCTATGATGCGATTTGTCTAGTGCTTAACAAATAAAACTTGTTAAGCACCTAGCAGCTCGCACTACTTTTTTCTAAGGATTTGTCGACCAGAGTCCAGCTGTCTTCATGAAAACTCGTGGATGAAGTTTTAATCCAGCGACAACGAGATCTGCTAAATCTTCTGGGTGTATAACTCTTTCTGGATCTCCAGTAATTAGGTTTGTTTCATGTGCTAAATCTGTGACAACTGTACTTGGCGTTAATGCAGTGACGCGAATATTATGTTTTCGTACTTCTAAAGCTAGCGATTCGGTTAGCCCCATGACAGCGAATTTCGAAGCACTATAAGCGCTTGTTACAGGAGCTCCTTTTTGACCTGCTGTTGAAGCGATATTTATTATGTCACCTGATTTCTGTTCGATCATTTCTGGTAATACCGCGCGAGTTACATGATAAACGCCCATTAGGTTGACGCGAATAATTTTCTCCCATTCATCTGGTGATAAATCTAAAAAGCCACCGAATTGAGCAATTCCAGCATTGTTGATTAAAATATCAACTTTTCCTAGGTCTGATCTTATATGATCAACAGCATGAGTTACCGCTTCAAGATCGCTGACATCTGCGGCCGCAGCAGAAATGTTTACATCATACTCTGAAAGTTCCTCAGCAAGTTTTTCTAGATTAGCCATGTTTAAGCCAATTAAACCAAGGTTTACGCCTTCTTTTGCTAAGGCGATTGCCGTAGCTTTTCCAATCCCTCTTCCAGCGCCGGTAATGATGGCGTTTTTTCCTTTTAGTGAAATCATCTAAGAACACTCCTTAAAATATGTAATGAACAAATACTGCAATAGTTTATCCTTAAGATGTTTGTTTCACGCAAATTAATAATAAATTGAATTTTTCGAAACCTACCGATGTATGAATCGTATATATTACAAAAAAGGAGTGATTGCCTTGAAACGATATTTTGCATTTGTACTATTAGTGTTAGCAACCGAGTTAGCTTTGCTTATCGGAATAGCTTTCTTTTTTGACGTCAATCTATTAACCACGCTATTCTTTGGATCTGCTTTCTTTGTTTTTGTTGCGTATCTTCTAAGTTCTTCAGGTGATGCGTTTACGAAAATGCAAGAGGTCGCTGCGTTTGATGCAACAGGGGGAAAATATCAGCCCAAGTATGAGAAATTAACACTACAATTTGGACCATTTTTGAGTGGCTCGATTTTATGCTTCATCGCATATTTTGTAATTGCCTATTTTATATAGTAAAAAAGCGACAATTTAATGCCGCTACTAGTTACTTTCAATCGGTATAAGTTTCGTTCTCGAATGGTACATTCTTGCAAAAAAGAAAATAATAAGTGTCGTAATAATCAAGGTACCGTGTAAAACCCAAACCATATGAGCCATTGTCAGTTTTTCAAGTAGGATAGGGGCGATCACAAAGCCGAGCGCAAATCCTAATGATTTCAATAGCATTCCCACACCGAAAATTCTGCCACGGATATAATTATCAGACTTTTGGAGTATGGTTGCATGAAGGGTTGTAAAGCATGCATCGAAAATTCCTGTAAAGAAAGCAAACGGAAAGAGGATCCAAAGCATCGTCGTCGATAAAAAGATAATAAATCCTGTTGACATTAAGATAGCTGATCCAAGACAGACCCAATAGAGCTTTTGTTCGATAAGCCATTTTAATTTTGGAAGGATCATCGTAGCGAAAACAGACCCAATTCCCCAAACGCCCCAGATCATTCCATAGTAAAATCCTTGTCTTTCAAAGTCTATCGTTTCAGCTAGTAATGGAATGCCTAGATTGTGAGAACTACCAGCAAAGGCCCCAACTAGAAAGACGATATTCACCATCATCAACATAGGTGCAAGAGTAAGATATTTATAGACTTCCTTCAAATCATTAATAATACTCGTGACTTTCTGTTTTAGCCCTGAGGCAAGAGCAGCACTCGTACTTTCCACAGAGGTTTCCCATTTCATTTTCACCAAGACAATCGCAGAGATTAGGTAGGTAGAGGCATCGAGAATTAACGTAACTTTATAACCTAAAAAGTCAGTAATTAACGCAGCACCAATGAACCCAGCTACAAGACTAATTGACGTTAGTCGGGCAATAATCGCGTTCGTTTGTAGAATTTTATTTTCCCCAAAAATTCTTGGGATTTCTGCACTAAAGCTAACCGCAAAAAATGTACTCGTAAAGCCAATTAAAAATGAAACAATGATAATAAGGGTTGGATTTGGAAATGGGATCAGGATCAGAATAATGAGTGCTCTGATAATATCAGTGTTGATCATTATTTTTCTACGGTTAAACCGATCTGCAATCACCCCAGAAAAAAGACTAGATAAGACCCCGCCGAAGGTTCTAGCGGCCATTGCTGCGGCAAGCCAGATGGGACTTCCTGTTGCAGCGTAAATTAGCACATTAAGAACGATTAAGTCCATAAATGTGCCAAAATCGGAAAAAGCTTTTACATATAAAAATAGTTTACGGTTCATGCTGTTCTCCTTTAGATGAGTAAAACTTGCTAAGAACTATTGTAATGAGTATTTACTTATTTCGCAATGCGAAGTTTTACCATGGAGAATTTTCTAATTAGAAGGATTTCTCTAAAGTGGCGAGGAATTAAAGATAGTTGAAACTATTTCTCATTATGTTTCGTCTATTTATACAAGGCACTTTTCTAAAACATTGCTCCTGCGGTTACTCGTCGCACAAAAAAACTTGCTCCTGCGGTTACTCGTCGCACAAAAAAACTTGCTGCTTTTTAACCTAAAATAGTTGGAACATATCACCATATTAATTGAGTAAGAAAAGAGCACTACTCGTAGTAAAACCTTAGTATTATTCGAAAGCAACAAACTTTGTGAAAATAGCCTAATTCAAGAAAGAGAGGAGAAGTGTCAATGAAAAGAATAGTGTTATGTTTAAGTGTTTTAGTGATGATGGGTATGCTTATTGGATGCAGTAAATCTTCAGAGGCCCAAGTTGATCTATCACCAAAAGAAACGATTATTCAGTTTTTTGAGTACCAAAACGAAAAAAAACTAGAAGAAATGGAAGGCTTACTCAGCGAAGATCGGAAGGGGATTTCTTGGGAGTTAAACAAATTAAGATCCATCGAAATTCTATCTATTGAAGAAGAAAGCTCGCCTGAGATGAAAGAGCAATATATCAAGTATGGACGTGGGAAGGATATCAAAGAGTCTAATATTAGTGTCTTTAAAGTTGAATTTGAAGTGGATTATGCTGGTGGTTTTGGGTCTGGATTAGATAACGGAGTACATAGTTGGTGGTATTATCTCACGAGAGAAACCGATACAGCGCCATGGAAAATTGATGATTGGGGCTATTAATTGTTGGGTTTAAATGGTAAATTCTACCTACCTATTTGTAAAATTCGGGATGTGAACATATGAAACTTTTATTAAAGCGATTTATTATTTATGGCATTGCTATATTAGTCATCTTCTTTTTGCAAGGAAGAACCAAAAGCATTGATGTTACATATGAAGAAGCAATTGATAGCTTTCATCATTATGAAATGGTAGTTAATGATTTTATCGAAAATCCAGCCAAAGAAAAAATCCCAAAAGTTAGTCGATCCGGAGCAGTATTTCTAATGAATAGCGATGATTTAATAGAGCATCAAACATTTTATAACAAGGTATTTACTAATGAACCAATACTCACGGCAGAGGAAATGGCTCGTTTAGAGGAAGTAACGAACATCGCTCAGGAATTAGACGAAACATATGTGACTACTGCCTTAGAATTAGTTTATAAGGCAAGTGATTTTTCGCTTTTAATTGCCGAGGCTATAGAATCAGGGAAGTATAAATCTGAGAGTATTGAAATTAAAAGTTTAAACAACAACTTTACTATTATTGTAGAAGGTACTTTTCACGCTGATACCACTGGGAATATATTGACGAGGTATTTTTTAATCGAAACAGAAAGTGGGAATTATTACTGGAAGCGTCCCGTAAACTTCTCCATGAGTATTAGTGATCGAGAAGTTTCTATTACTGAGGGGAAAATAAAGTATGAAATTAAGGGTAAAGTGATTTATTAGGCAATGGGAAATTTTTGGTTTTTTTTAATACAGTTTGGCAAAGAACACAAGCATGGAGGTGGAACAACTGAGTAGATTAACGAAGTCTTCAAAGAATAAGCTGTTTTATGGAGTATGTAGTGGGATCGCTGAACATTTTGATATCCATCCTCTTGGCGTGAGAATACTATTCATTTCTCTACCAGCTTCAGTAGTACTGTACTTTATTTTAGCTTTTCATTTACCCGAAAAACATTCATCACTTTATTAAGTATACAAATAGTGTAGTTGTGCATTGGAACAATGGAAGAGATAGTAGTAGTCTCAAATCTAAGGAGGGGTATGAAATGGATGAAGAAAAGTGGGTTCCCTTAATGGAAAAATATAAAAAGAACGGAAAGTATGTATTGATCTTTTTTGGTATTCTAATCACTAGTCTTGTAATCTTTATTATATTAAGAGAAGATGTTTTTTTGCGCAGAGATTTTTTAGAAGATGCCATATATAGTTTTGGAACTGTTATAGTACTTCTCCTTGCCTATTTAATTGCTCAATTTCATTATCTTATAGACTTATTAAAGAAGAAATAATTAAGAAAATCATTCCGTAATTAGGTATTGTGAATCGTTACCCGTCCACTTGTAGGTTTAATTATTTGAAAATTAAATAAATTTATAAGAAAATGGAAAAGAAAGGGGGAAATCGATTGGAAATTAGTTTAGAAAAGCAACCCAAAAGAAGTCTCGTAAAAAAGATACTTATTATTTTAACGCTGGTGATATTAGCTATTATTCTAGTAGCGAGTGTTTGGGGGTATTTACAACTTAAAAAACCTCTACCAAAGATAAGTGGAACCGTACATATTTCGGGACTAGTTGAACCGGTTTCTGTATGGCGCGATGTAAATGGAGTTCCTCATATTGAAGCCACGAATGAGCATGACCTATATTTTGCTCAAGGGTATGTGACTGCTCAGGATCGCTTGTTTCAAATGGATTTAGGTAGAAGACAAGCGTCAGGAAGACTGAGTGAGGTAATTGGTGAGGCGACTGTAAATAATGACAAATACTTTCGGACGTTTGGTTTACGAAGAGCCGCAGAAGCATCGCTTGCAGTACTATCAGAAGAAGCACATCAAACTTTGACGTCCTATGCAGCTGGAGTAAACGCTTTTATAGATGAAGCGAAGTCAAATGGTACCTTGCCAATTGAGTTTCGGTTTATGGGCTATGAACCAGAAGAATGGACTGAACTAGATTCCCTCACACTAGGAAAATATATGGCATATGACTTAGGCGGGAACTGGCACGGACAATTGTTCAGACATTATCTATTGCAATATTTCAGTGAGGATGAAGCGTTGGATTTATTTCCAAGTTATCCAAAAGAGGGACCGCATATTCTCGATGTCGTTAAAGAAAACCAGTTAGATTTTTCCCATAGTTTAGCAAGTAACTTTGTCCCTAATGCTGAAAATGGAAGTAATAACTGGGTTCTGGCAGGAAGTCGAACAGAAACAGGGCTTCCGCTACTTGCAGATGACCCTCATTTAAGTTTGGCAACTCCGTCGATTTGGTATGAAACACATTTACAATCTCCGGAAGTCAATGTAACAGGGGTGATTTTTGCCGGTATTCCAGGGATTATCCTCGGTCATAACGAGCATATCGCTTGGGGAGTGACAAATGTTGGTCCAGATGTACAACAGCTTTATCTTGAAAAACGAAATCCAACGAATCCCTATGAGTTTGAGTACATGGGTGAATGGGAAGAGGCAAATGTTATTAAGGAAGAAATTAATGTGAAAGGAAAGGATGCTCCTGAAAAGCACGAGATTGTTATCACTCGTCATGGTCCAATTATTTCTGAATTTGCGCATACGGATCATCCAAAACAAGCGTTATCTCTTCGGTGGACAGCGCATGATCCAACGCCAGAATTAGAAGCAGTGTTACGTTACAATAAGGCAACAAATTGGGACGAATTTAAAGAGGCATTAACGTATTTTCGGGCACCCGCGCAAAACTTTGTTTTTGCAGCTACTGATGGAACGATTGCCTATCGGGCGAATGGGTTAATTCCGATCCGTGCGAACAATGAAGCATTATTACCTGTGCCAGGCTGGACGGATGAGTATGAATGGCAAGGCTTTATTCCTTGGGAAGAGTTGCCAACTATCGTAAATCCGCCAGGAGGGTTCATTTCCACAGCAAACAACAAAGTCGTAGACGATGACTATCCTTATCATATTTCTCATAGCTGGGCACAACCTTTTCGGCAGCGGCGAATTGTCGACGTTTTAGAAAGTAAAGAGATTTTTTCATTAGAAGATATGAAGGCGCTTCAATTTGATCAGAAAAATTTACAAGCGGCGGAATTATTGCCTCTGTTATTACCTATTGTAAAAAGAGCGGCAGATTTACGAAATATTGATGAACAAGCAATCGAACTTCTGGAAAATTGGGATCAGAACGATGATAAAAATCTCGCTGCACCACTCATTCATCACCTGTGGATCACTTCATTTTCAAATTATATTTTGAGGAGAGATTTCATGGCGAGATGGCTAGGCACTTTCGAGATACCAGAGTCGTCGTTGATGAGCTGATACGCCGCGCTGCAAGAGGTGATGTCAGTCCTTGGATAGGGAAAAAAGGTGATTTCGACGAGGTT
Protein-coding sequences here:
- a CDS encoding GNAT family N-acetyltransferase, which codes for MDLQVQLSCKENSYIIKNLYPLYLHDLSEHYGFLPNCHGVFEESDDYKTLSEQNELHNIWWEKPEVLFPFLILVDERPAGFILIATPPHCTKGIDYFVNEFFLLRPFRGKGLAEHAASIVFDQFRGKWELFTNPSEKNIVGQKFWRRTILHYSGGNYDEEFGETFDGYKLIFKFDNSVV
- a CDS encoding PstS family phosphate ABC transporter substrate-binding protein, whose protein sequence is MKQINKGVELLNTSMVTKVISVIFLTGLFGFFGFIGVVFSALMGGVKFYTPLIAIVTVGIILYSIVRIFNILQGKKLKIAVISFVGLCVLAIGGYEITNAYHNSFGIVNAEVNLYQYHPFYENSKVVTLSEPASLKLEKELPILDGATALYPLYSAFVRATYPNKEYEIYQSEVMSSKTGEAYTKLINGHVDIIFAAGPSDRQLRAAEQKVVELKLTPIGREAFVFFVSSKNTVESLTIDQIQSIYTGEITNWNQLGGKIDSIRAFQRPADSGSQTALENLMGEKPLMKPPTEDIVSGMGGIISETSSYRNYKNAIGYSFRFFSTEMVQNGEIRHLKINGVFPDKETIRSGEYPISSEFYAITAGSDNPHIDAFIEWILSEQGQYLVEATGYIPVGD
- a CDS encoding DUF5316 domain-containing protein, whose amino-acid sequence is MVKAFLIIGVIGILLSGIFIGAWTNGPQQRANFHSETEEHRGFRTEFALYSGLIGLISFGISAIIYFL
- a CDS encoding 3-ketoacyl-ACP reductase; protein product: MISLKGKNAIITGAGRGIGKATAIALAKEGVNLGLIGLNMANLEKLAEELSEYDVNISAAAADVSDLEAVTHAVDHIRSDLGKVDILINNAGIAQFGGFLDLSPDEWEKIIRVNLMGVYHVTRAVLPEMIEQKSGDIINIASTAGQKGAPVTSAYSASKFAVMGLTESLALEVRKHNIRVTALTPSTVVTDLAHETNLITGDPERVIHPEDLADLVVAGLKLHPRVFMKTAGLWSTNP
- a CDS encoding MFS transporter, which translates into the protein MNRKLFLYVKAFSDFGTFMDLIVLNVLIYAATGSPIWLAAAMAARTFGGVLSSLFSGVIADRFNRRKIMINTDIIRALIILILIPFPNPTLIIIVSFLIGFTSTFFAVSFSAEIPRIFGENKILQTNAIIARLTSISLVAGFIGAALITDFLGYKVTLILDASTYLISAIVLVKMKWETSVESTSAALASGLKQKVTSIINDLKEVYKYLTLAPMLMMVNIVFLVGAFAGSSHNLGIPLLAETIDFERQGFYYGMIWGVWGIGSVFATMILPKLKWLIEQKLYWVCLGSAILMSTGFIIFLSTTMLWILFPFAFFTGIFDACFTTLHATILQKSDNYIRGRIFGVGMLLKSLGFALGFVIAPILLEKLTMAHMVWVLHGTLIITTLIIFFFARMYHSRTKLIPIESN
- a CDS encoding DUF4829 domain-containing protein, which gives rise to MKRIVLCLSVLVMMGMLIGCSKSSEAQVDLSPKETIIQFFEYQNEKKLEEMEGLLSEDRKGISWELNKLRSIEILSIEEESSPEMKEQYIKYGRGKDIKESNISVFKVEFEVDYAGGFGSGLDNGVHSWWYYLTRETDTAPWKIDDWGY
- a CDS encoding PspC domain-containing protein; the encoded protein is MEVEQLSRLTKSSKNKLFYGVCSGIAEHFDIHPLGVRILFISLPASVVLYFILAFHLPEKHSSLY
- a CDS encoding penicillin acylase family protein, whose product is MEISLEKQPKRSLVKKILIILTLVILAIILVASVWGYLQLKKPLPKISGTVHISGLVEPVSVWRDVNGVPHIEATNEHDLYFAQGYVTAQDRLFQMDLGRRQASGRLSEVIGEATVNNDKYFRTFGLRRAAEASLAVLSEEAHQTLTSYAAGVNAFIDEAKSNGTLPIEFRFMGYEPEEWTELDSLTLGKYMAYDLGGNWHGQLFRHYLLQYFSEDEALDLFPSYPKEGPHILDVVKENQLDFSHSLASNFVPNAENGSNNWVLAGSRTETGLPLLADDPHLSLATPSIWYETHLQSPEVNVTGVIFAGIPGIILGHNEHIAWGVTNVGPDVQQLYLEKRNPTNPYEFEYMGEWEEANVIKEEINVKGKDAPEKHEIVITRHGPIISEFAHTDHPKQALSLRWTAHDPTPELEAVLRYNKATNWDEFKEALTYFRAPAQNFVFAATDGTIAYRANGLIPIRANNEALLPVPGWTDEYEWQGFIPWEELPTIVNPPGGFISTANNKVVDDDYPYHISHSWAQPFRQRRIVDVLESKEIFSLEDMKALQFDQKNLQAAELLPLLLPIVKRAADLRNIDEQAIELLENWDQNDDKNLAAPLIHHLWITSFSNYILRRDFMARWLGTFEIPESSLMS